aaaaaacaaaaaaaccaaaaccctaaAACCCAAACTcagaaaaaccccaaaccaaaccaaaacaaagaaaaccccaaacaggAACTAtagtctacattaaaaaaaaaaaataaagatggtttggggaacctgggtggctcagtcggttaactgtctgactcttgatttcagctcaggtcatgttctcatggttcgtgagttccggCCCTGTGTCAGGtcctgtgttgacagtgcagagcctgcttgggattctctgtctcactctctctctgctcctgccccctctctcaaaataaataaataaacattaaagaaaaagaagatagttAGAAGAGTGATTTTCTATAATTGTGAAGTGGAATATGATGTAGCAAGATTTCCCTTTGCTTTAAAGAACTGGAGAATACAAATGAGTAGAGATTTACCTGGGTAATGGTTCTATTTTTCATTGTCCATCGTACATAATATCGAATAGGAATCACTAGTGTGTAGAGGACGTGAAGGGAGGCAAATCCCAGTGCCACCAAGCCAAGCTGCTTTCTGCAAAGCATCCAATGGTCAAGCCAGTCCGGGAATCGGCGGTATTTTGTACCTCGGTACAGTTGCAGAATGGCAGCAATAACGCCCGGGAGGTAAACCAAGGCAAGCAGTGTAAGTGCTGCTATTGGGAAGACACGATTTGGAATGGAAATAGCCATGCGAAATGTGCTATCTTTCCCGCTATTAACATAGGGGTAGATTACATCTCTTATAAcacagtagaaaaagaagaagacacacagaaaggCAGACAAATAGAAGGGGAACTTCCACATTGGAAACAGTTGCAGGGGgtagttttcaatttctttggctGCCATGAGAGATCCTTGATCCAGTGGAGTAAGTCCAAGAGTACGAACAATATCCATTACTCTTTGCTTGGCTTTGCTGTCATTTCCACAGACGAACACCTGGgttaagaataatttattttgtacttattctttctttaataattactttgaaagtcTATGTAAGCACTGTGCAGAGCAAGGACGTGTAGTAGTGAACTGCTTTTCAAACAAGGATATAGAAGCAACATGTTTTCAACTTGCACATGCGTGCTGGATAGTTAAGTACCAGCGTTGAAATTGAGAGTGGTTTTAGTATATCACACTGACACAATAGGACTTGGTTCTCCCAGGGTGATGgttgatttttcttctgtatttgtgGGTACTATATCACTTTGGGATTACTTTTAATCTCAGTGAATAAATGGAATCAGTTTCATACAGTGTGATGGGAATGGAAAGGATATCCATCAACAATTTAACTGTGTTACTTTTTACTATTTATAGGAGGCCTCTGGAGACTGACACCATTGGCTTCAACCAAACTCAAAGCTGAGGGTGCTGACAGTGGGAAATAAATCACAACAATTGACTACTTGATTAAGCCCAAGAAAATTATCCATGGCACATATTAGCAAACTGAAATGTTTAGtgggtattttgttttgtaattatattttgGCATCTTTGAGGAAAGTGGACAttcaaacatttacttttttaaagattgagtATAAAGTAATCATTTAATATTACCTGCCGATTTGCATCCAGTGCTCCAGACTGGAGAGCCCAGGCTGAGATGGTGTTAAATGCTTTTACTACGTGAGCACCTGGCATCAGCTGAGCAAGGTACTCAGCATTAGATTCTGGATACTGATTGATCTTGAGGTTATTGCTGATGTCGACCAATGTTTTCCCTTTGAGCACCTCAGTTAGTTCTGTGAGAAAACCATAATGCTCTCTGTGGACTGCTATGATTATGATGTCTGATTTCCGGGCCGCTTCTGAGTAGCTCAAGACCTCTGCACCGTTGGGCAGCAGACTGGACTTCTGGGGGTTTCTACTTCCAAAAACAATAGAATAACCACACTGGAGCATTTTAAGTGCCAGTGATCTTCCAAAATCTCCAGTTCCAAAAATACATACAGTCTCTTGCTTTTCTGAAGAATTCATAGTAAAAGGAAATGCATCTGTAGAAGTTTTTTCCATAACTGAAATATAATAACAGAAATAGTCAACAAAATATGAATGCTCAACCTGGAAAAGTTAATGAGAATCATATCCAGGAAACAGTGATCATCTGGGTTGCTCTCATCTTCTCATGAATTATCTCAAGCTAATTCCCACATAATTTGGAAAGAGTAAAAATTTTCATGTATATGCTCACATGTGTCTCATTTAACAAAGTCATTAGTGAAAAACTTCTGTTGGATAAAGAGATGTAGTGAAGAACCAAGACACTTATTGGTGGATGCTTTAAACCATGGACCTGTGTTATAATGATAACTGCATTTACCCAACACTTAACAGTTCCTAGAGTTCTCAGAGCAAAATCTAGCAAAGGATGCACTAGTAAGGAAATTGTAGACCAATTTACTTATGCTTTATgatacaaaaatcctaaataaaacattagcaaacgGAATCCAGTAGCTTTGGTAAGAGAAAGTGTGCATTGATCAAATGGGGATTattctaggaataaatataaagattAGTTCTTTAAATTCAATATTAGGAACTCTACTAATATAACTTAATATATTAGaagatttaaggagaaaaatacagTCAAATTTATGTATGCTAAGTGGACATATGTtaaaatttgacatttatttttgattcatagtcaaaaaggaacagagagatatttctttaacatacaaaatatctCCCTCAACCTAAAATCAATTAGTATTATACTTAaacagaattacaaaaaaaaaatgaccagaaaCACTCCCAATAAGCCAGAGAAACCTATCTGCTTTGACCACTTTAGTTATTATTGTTTGGAAATTCTAGCTAACACAACTAGACCAGAGTAAAAGATTTGAGATATAGAAAGTCAAAAGGAGTTGTGGATGATCAAACTGTAATTTTGGGAACCTTGAGAAAGTCAACTGAAAAAGTACTGTAATAAAATCAATCCAGCATCTTGTTCAGGAAGCCAATTAATatcagtatttttcatttattaaaaaataagttcaagATTTAATAGAAGAAAGGGTCCTATTTACAGTTgcaacaaaatagagaaaatatttaggaataaacttaagatAACAAGACAGGTACAAGAACtagatgaagaaaaattaaacacttaaattatctgtctttatctatctatctatctatctatctagaacCATAATAGAACTAGATGGAAACATTGAGGTTTCTTTTATAACTTTAGAGGGGAAAGGCTCTTTTCCTATAAATTCCTAAAACCATCAAAGAAAAAGGGAATAAAtgtgattacataaaaataaataatacccgCAAAGCAGAAACCACTATAAACAAAGTAAGAAGatcaacaaactggaaaaaatatttttaactcctacaaataaaaaaaaataattgctggaaagcctgggtggctcaattagttaagcatccaacttcggctcaggtcatgatctcatgaggtcatgagttcgagtcccacatcgggctctgtgcagacagctcggagcctggaacatgcttcagattctgtgtgtgtgtgtgtctctctctctgctcctcccctgcttatgctctctgtctctcaaaaataaataaatatttttaaaaaattgtccttTAGAAAATTGGGCAAAGGATATAAGTTGACTGTTTATCCTAAGGTGATATGAAAGACTTTTTAATGtagtgaaacaaaaaaaatcttaatcttatccaaaataaaagaaatgcaagttGAAACTAAAGTTGGATACTGTTGTAAACCATGTGAGTTACTTTTTGAAagtttgtgaaatttaaattaaaaacaaatcaaagtccTCAAATTTCtccaatgtttaaaataaatttggttgtt
This sequence is a window from Prionailurus bengalensis isolate Pbe53 chromosome A2, Fcat_Pben_1.1_paternal_pri, whole genome shotgun sequence. Protein-coding genes within it:
- the STEAP4 gene encoding metalloreductase STEAP4 yields the protein MEKTSTDAFPFTMNSSEKQETVCIFGTGDFGRSLALKMLQCGYSIVFGSRNPQKSSLLPNGAEVLSYSEAARKSDIIIIAVHREHYGFLTELTEVLKGKTLVDISNNLKINQYPESNAEYLAQLMPGAHVVKAFNTISAWALQSGALDANRQVFVCGNDSKAKQRVMDIVRTLGLTPLDQGSLMAAKEIENYPLQLFPMWKFPFYLSAFLCVFFFFYCVIRDVIYPYVNSGKDSTFRMAISIPNRVFPIAALTLLALVYLPGVIAAILQLYRGTKYRRFPDWLDHWMLCRKQLGLVALGFASLHVLYTLVIPIRYYVRWTMKNRTITQATAKREDPFSTSTAWLSDSYVALGILGFFLFVLLGITSLPSVSNTVNWREFRFVQSKLGYLTLILCTAHTMVYGGKRFLSPSSLIWYLPSAYVIALIIPCIVLVIKFVLVLPCIDKTLTRIRQGWERNAKPTLNGERYLKQSSVHLDSEL